From the Brachyspira intermedia PWS/A genome, the window ATTATCAAATACCCACACTATAGATATTGCAGTCATCATAAATGTAATTCTTGATGATATAGATACTAATTTATTCATATATGGAAATGATGATATCAATGCAGATATTGTACTGTATATTTTTTTAAAGAATTGATTTCTAGAAGATATAGAAAATACCATACATATTATTATAGCAGGCATAATTGTATTATTAGGAATATATTTAAATAAAATTGCAAATATAAATATTCCAATGAAATTACCTAATATATGAGTTCTTATTGTCTCTTTTTGTTCTTCATAGAAAGGATGTAGTATTATATATGATATGATAGGAAGCCAATAACCTCTAGTTGCTATTTGATCTGGAAGAAAATATTTAACAGTAAATGCTATACACATTACAATACCCATTTTTAAAGAAAATCTGAAATGGCATTTATCAATATTTAATTCTTTTTTTAAGCTCATTAATTTAAAATTGAATGATTTTGTTATTTTAAAATCATCTTTTTTATTTTCAAACATACTATATAATATATTTCTTAATTTTATTATAACATATAGCCATTCATAATAACTTTTTTCATTGCTTAAAAAGTAATTACTATTAAAGTCATTTATCATTTTAATTATAATATTATATTCAGATTCATGTTTGTATATCCCATGTTTTAATATGCGTGATATTCTTTCTAGTATTTTTGAAAGCATTATAAAATATTCTGAATCTTTTTTAGTAAATTTATATAAATTTTCATATTCTCTTTCTATTAAGATATTAATTTCTTCTAAAATTAATATAAATTTGAAATGAGTTATATTTCTATTATTCATAGTATTATTTCTTTTCAATGTATCCATATATATTTCTGAAACATATTCATTTATAATAGAAATTATATCTTCACTTTTATTTATAGGACATGCTTTATTGTATAAAGTTAATAGCTTATTATTTATTGATTTTATCCCTCTATATGAAAAATCATTATATTTTTTATTTTTTGTAAAAAAGCTATTGATTGCTAGGTATATGAATACTATTGTTAATCCTGTTAATATAGCTTCTATTCTTATGTATATTCTTGACATAGGTACGTTATATGATTGTAATATAACATATGTAAAACCATATATAAAATAGTTTTTTGGTTTAAAATCATCTGAGAGGAAATATACTATGTAAAATGGTACTATGAAATTAAATGATATAATAAAAAATAGATTTTGTTCTGCTATAGTGGCTAAAAGTCCAAATAATAATACTCTTAAAGCTAATATTTGAAAATTATCAATAGAAAAACTTTTATGTTGTAAAGCACATATTAATGTACAAATAGGCCCTATACTAGCATTTTCTTTTCCATAGAACTTAAAGGATATTGCAGATACCAAAAGACCTACAAATATACTAGGTGTATACTCTATAGCTCTTTTTATAAATGATAAAAAATTTTCTTTTTGCTTTTGGTAAAAAAAATTATTTATAAAAAACATTGGAATTAATTTATATTTTTTTCTTATATTATATAGTATAGACTATATTACAAATAAAAAATAGTCAATAAAGAATTATATAATTTTTTATTATTGCCGATATTAATAATGAGATATCATATCTTAATTTTAAGGGGATTATACTATGCCGCCAGTAATAATAGAACATGAAGAATATCCGTCTGTAGTTGTTATTGAGTATAATAGCATATACAGAAATGAATTACAAAATTTTATTCATAATATAAAAATCAAAGATAATAAAGAAGAAGTTTTTGTTGAACCTTATTTCAATAAAATTCTTCACACAAATAATACTAATATAGGTCTTTTGACT encodes:
- a CDS encoding FUSC family protein encodes the protein MFFINNFFYQKQKENFLSFIKRAIEYTPSIFVGLLVSAISFKFYGKENASIGPICTLICALQHKSFSIDNFQILALRVLLFGLLATIAEQNLFFIISFNFIVPFYIVYFLSDDFKPKNYFIYGFTYVILQSYNVPMSRIYIRIEAILTGLTIVFIYLAINSFFTKNKKYNDFSYRGIKSINNKLLTLYNKACPINKSEDIISIINEYVSEIYMDTLKRNNTMNNRNITHFKFILILEEINILIEREYENLYKFTKKDSEYFIMLSKILERISRILKHGIYKHESEYNIIIKMINDFNSNYFLSNEKSYYEWLYVIIKLRNILYSMFENKKDDFKITKSFNFKLMSLKKELNIDKCHFRFSLKMGIVMCIAFTVKYFLPDQIATRGYWLPIISYIILHPFYEEQKETIRTHILGNFIGIFIFAILFKYIPNNTIMPAIIICMVFSISSRNQFFKKIYSTISALISSFPYMNKLVSISSRITFMMTAISIVWVFDNFIIRTENYKGLIDKISELIEIDTMLIDEMEKAINNEVGSEYLYEILLKAYMIKNNIIVHEKKQTRYKGTPIKDSFIENNREFIVESEQLINLIRKYNRPEDKKNISIFIKNISTILENTAKIFKNEIDDISNNIQNNNFNKKSNSYLIYRLEKCLNSINAINVSIKDNMDNLNIR